One region of Vibrio sp. FE10 genomic DNA includes:
- a CDS encoding Cof-type HAD-IIB family hydrolase, which yields MPQQNIKFIAADMDGTLLNEHGKLDPEFFNLYERLEAQDIIFAAASGRQYYSLMETFSPLKDRMMFVAENGTLVMHKGQELYSCLLDTDAIKGIIEEARSIEGAHVVLCGKKSAYIETKDERALAEISKYYHRREQVEDLLTVEDDFIKVAICHFDGSQEKVNPSINAKFGENYQVVVSAKIWLDVMNAEASKGAAIKHLQNTLGFTFEQTMSFGDYLNDLEMLKESYHSYAMENAHPKLKEIARFSAPSNVDAGVFQVLEKLLA from the coding sequence ATGCCACAACAGAACATCAAATTTATCGCTGCGGATATGGACGGTACTCTGCTTAATGAACACGGAAAGTTAGACCCTGAATTTTTCAACCTTTACGAGCGACTAGAAGCTCAAGACATCATTTTTGCTGCGGCATCGGGTCGTCAGTATTACAGCCTGATGGAGACATTTTCTCCGCTAAAAGATCGCATGATGTTCGTTGCTGAAAACGGTACATTAGTGATGCACAAAGGCCAAGAGCTCTACAGCTGCTTACTTGATACTGATGCCATCAAAGGCATCATTGAAGAAGCGCGTTCTATTGAAGGTGCACATGTTGTGCTTTGTGGTAAGAAATCAGCATACATCGAAACCAAAGATGAGCGTGCTTTAGCTGAGATCTCTAAGTACTACCACCGCCGCGAGCAAGTCGAAGACTTACTGACGGTAGAAGACGATTTCATCAAGGTGGCTATCTGTCACTTCGACGGTTCACAAGAGAAAGTAAACCCAAGCATCAATGCCAAATTTGGTGAGAACTACCAAGTGGTGGTAAGTGCAAAAATTTGGTTAGATGTGATGAACGCTGAAGCGTCAAAAGGGGCGGCGATTAAACATCTACAAAACACATTAGGTTTCACTTTCGAGCAGACCATGAGTTTTGGTGACTACCTAAATGACTTGGAAATGCTTAAAGAAAGTTATCACTCTTACGCAATGGAAAACGCACATCCTAAGCTGAAAGAGATCGCTCGTTTTAGCGCGCCAAGTAACGTTGACGCAGGTGTATTCCAAGTGCTTGAGAAGTTGCTAGCGTAA
- a CDS encoding DsbA family oxidoreductase: protein MSKKLQLDIISDVMCPWCVVGYKNLEQAIAELGLAEQIELEWQPFELNPDMPQEGENLRDHIMRKYGSSAEESQSSREQLAARGKAVGFDFNFYDSMRMVNSRHLHVLLDFALAHGKQTELKLRFFTAHFSEQKDLSDLEVIAQELEAVGLDSTKALKRLKNIDNLKQIEAQEFEWQRMGISAVPTVVFNRKSAVTGAQTVETYKQILQELIAES, encoded by the coding sequence ATGAGCAAGAAACTTCAACTCGATATTATTTCTGACGTAATGTGCCCTTGGTGCGTGGTCGGCTACAAAAACTTAGAGCAAGCCATTGCGGAACTTGGCTTAGCGGAGCAAATTGAACTTGAATGGCAGCCGTTTGAGCTTAACCCTGATATGCCGCAAGAGGGTGAAAACCTGCGTGACCATATCATGAGAAAATACGGCTCTAGCGCAGAAGAGAGTCAAAGTTCACGCGAACAGCTCGCGGCGCGTGGCAAAGCGGTTGGGTTCGATTTCAATTTCTATGACAGCATGAGAATGGTGAATTCACGCCACTTACATGTGCTGCTTGATTTTGCTCTAGCGCACGGTAAACAAACTGAGTTAAAGCTACGCTTCTTTACGGCGCACTTTTCAGAGCAAAAAGATCTGTCTGATCTTGAAGTGATTGCACAAGAACTTGAAGCGGTTGGTTTAGACTCAACGAAGGCACTGAAACGTTTGAAGAACATCGACAACTTAAAGCAAATTGAAGCGCAAGAGTTTGAATGGCAACGCATGGGCATCTCTGCGGTCCCTACCGTGGTATTCAACCGCAAGAGTGCAGTCACTGGTGCGCAGACAGTAGAAACGTACAAGCAAATCCTTCAAGAGCTTATTGCTGAATCATAA
- a CDS encoding winged helix-turn-helix domain-containing protein — protein MESLSLAQAQKIVLLSQKLPPKKQRNGGALANTLSAIENLGYVQIDTISVIQRAHHHTLWNRNQDYQLNHLDKLLERREVFEYWSHAAAYLPMRDYRFSLHRKNGFASGKLKHWYKKDDALMAHVLKRIESEGPLMAKDFEGDRPNPGGWGGKPAKQALETLFMQGDLMVPSRVNFHKVYDLTERVLPSGIDTSEPTEQEYIEHLITRYLEANGMGIASEMSYLLKNTKPLIQKTLQQMLEDKRVMEVSVQGFDYYVLPDAFELLNQPLSRTKLKILSPFDNLLIQRKRMQSLFNFDYLLECYVPEAKRQFGYFSLPILWQGELVARMDCKVDRKSGLLNIRNLVVEDRIKNHESLVHALCDELKHFMVFNQCDEMVVHNTTPSDLGKRLMSHWQTV, from the coding sequence ATGGAATCACTTTCACTCGCACAAGCACAAAAAATTGTACTGCTTTCGCAAAAGCTGCCACCTAAGAAGCAACGTAATGGTGGCGCTTTGGCGAACACGCTGTCTGCGATTGAAAACCTTGGCTATGTGCAAATTGATACCATCTCTGTGATTCAGCGAGCTCACCATCATACGCTGTGGAATCGCAATCAAGACTACCAACTTAACCATCTGGATAAGCTGTTAGAGCGTCGAGAAGTGTTTGAGTATTGGTCGCACGCCGCTGCGTATTTACCCATGCGCGACTACCGTTTCAGCCTGCATCGAAAGAATGGCTTTGCGAGCGGTAAGCTCAAGCATTGGTATAAAAAAGACGACGCACTGATGGCACATGTTCTTAAGCGTATTGAGAGCGAAGGGCCATTGATGGCGAAAGACTTTGAAGGGGATAGACCAAACCCCGGTGGATGGGGCGGCAAACCGGCCAAACAGGCGCTAGAAACTTTGTTTATGCAAGGTGACTTAATGGTGCCGAGCCGAGTGAACTTTCATAAGGTGTATGACCTAACCGAGCGAGTTTTGCCGAGTGGCATTGATACCTCTGAACCAACGGAACAAGAATACATTGAGCATCTAATCACGCGTTATTTAGAAGCCAATGGTATGGGAATAGCATCGGAGATGAGCTATCTCCTCAAGAACACTAAGCCACTGATTCAGAAAACACTCCAGCAGATGCTTGAAGATAAACGAGTGATGGAAGTGAGTGTTCAAGGCTTTGATTATTATGTGCTGCCGGATGCTTTTGAACTGTTGAATCAGCCTCTTTCTAGAACCAAGCTTAAGATACTCTCGCCATTTGATAACTTGCTGATTCAACGTAAGCGAATGCAATCATTGTTCAACTTTGATTACCTTCTTGAGTGCTATGTTCCAGAAGCCAAGCGCCAGTTTGGTTATTTTAGTTTGCCGATTTTGTGGCAAGGAGAGCTGGTGGCACGAATGGATTGCAAGGTCGACAGGAAGAGTGGTTTGCTCAATATTCGTAACTTGGTTGTGGAAGATCGAATCAAAAACCATGAATCATTAGTTCACGCTTTATGCGATGAGCTAAAACACTTCATGGTGTTCAACCAATGTGATGAGATGGTCGTCCATAACACCACGCCGTCTGATCTTGGCAAGCGCTTGATGAGTCATTGGCAAACGGTTTAG
- a CDS encoding LysR substrate-binding domain-containing protein has protein sequence MDKLTSMKIFVYVVEQGSFRSAANHFNLSATMISKHVHHLESSLNSQLIHRTTRKQSLTDTGQLYYRECKRILEDISNAENLIQTLENQPQGTVKINCPVTYGNKVLAPIVAKFLANHPTINVELVLNNDLVDPYSSDIDLMVRIGDLSDSSLVARYLGDYEMCYCAAPEYLNQHAEIRVLEDLAQHPSLGFSYSSRRDVNGRDSQIRNTQNSESQLLAPQNHQATHSAVNKEQVRLMSNNGDVLRYAALQGVGVLLQPTILVAEEIERGALLEILPGMAPLPKPIHLLYKTKQLSLKNRTFVEFLLAELAE, from the coding sequence ATGGATAAGTTAACCAGCATGAAGATCTTCGTTTACGTGGTCGAGCAAGGCAGCTTTCGCAGCGCCGCCAACCACTTCAACCTGTCAGCGACCATGATCAGCAAGCATGTCCACCACCTTGAATCGAGCCTCAACTCTCAGCTGATTCATCGCACTACGCGTAAGCAGTCTTTAACCGATACAGGTCAGCTTTATTATCGAGAATGTAAACGAATTCTTGAAGACATCAGCAATGCTGAAAACCTGATTCAAACCTTAGAAAACCAACCTCAAGGCACGGTAAAAATAAACTGCCCGGTCACCTATGGAAACAAGGTGCTTGCCCCAATTGTGGCGAAGTTCCTCGCGAATCACCCAACGATTAACGTCGAACTCGTGTTGAACAACGATCTTGTCGATCCTTATTCTTCTGATATTGATTTGATGGTGCGAATTGGCGATCTGTCTGACTCTAGTTTAGTCGCCAGATACTTAGGGGACTATGAGATGTGTTACTGCGCGGCTCCAGAGTACCTTAACCAACATGCAGAGATTCGTGTATTGGAAGATCTCGCGCAGCATCCATCGCTTGGCTTCAGCTATAGCAGTCGTCGTGATGTGAATGGCCGTGATTCGCAAATACGTAATACACAAAACAGTGAATCGCAACTCCTAGCCCCTCAGAACCACCAAGCAACGCATAGCGCGGTGAATAAAGAGCAAGTACGTTTGATGTCGAATAATGGGGATGTATTGCGATATGCAGCCCTACAAGGTGTAGGTGTGTTGTTACAGCCGACTATCTTAGTCGCAGAAGAAATTGAGCGTGGAGCACTATTAGAAATTCTACCCGGAATGGCACCATTACCTAAGCCGATTCACTTACTCTACAAAACCAAGCAACTGTCATTGAAGAACAGAACCTTTGTCGAGTTCTTGTTAGCCGAGCTTGCTGAATAA
- a CDS encoding putative quinol monooxygenase — protein sequence MPQTNETIFVTAELKIKTNIERDAAVEAIEQFCRDMQSEPGCLQAIATYDQNQSDRVILLEQYANREAINQHFGMPHTQAFIERDITELVQAFETQRGLIKTQEKES from the coding sequence ATGCCTCAAACGAATGAAACCATCTTTGTCACTGCTGAACTTAAGATAAAAACCAACATTGAACGTGATGCTGCAGTAGAAGCTATCGAGCAGTTTTGTCGAGACATGCAAAGTGAGCCGGGCTGCCTACAGGCGATAGCAACCTATGATCAAAATCAAAGCGACCGCGTGATTTTGCTTGAGCAATACGCAAACCGTGAAGCGATTAATCAGCACTTTGGTATGCCTCATACCCAAGCGTTTATTGAGCGTGATATAACGGAATTAGTACAAGCATTTGAAACCCAACGTGGACTTATCAAAACACAAGAGAAGGAGAGCTAA
- a CDS encoding Gfo/Idh/MocA family protein: MKWGILGTSFISGVMADAIKGDAQSELYAVAGRTEKTLNEFAAQYQPTRTFNSYEALIKDESVDIIYIALPNHVHHEYVIKAAQKGKAILCEKSLSVDMEKTEQALQAVKEAGIFFAEGLMYLNHPLIAKLHQELATGEIGEVRSIQGSYVAAIDQFVNPASKGALYNLGCYPMSLIHSVVLQQFGESVFDEVQISAIGRRGQDGNICESSAMMRFNDRFTAQIHTAEDHGLKHGFTILGSKGCITLDTNPWLPTDENTFTVEVYETSTREVKVEAQGDGFHYQVRNIRQAVERGDTQLAAPMATHQDSRVIMKLLTDWEQAAS, translated from the coding sequence ATGAAATGGGGAATCCTAGGAACCAGCTTTATCTCAGGCGTAATGGCCGATGCGATTAAAGGCGATGCTCAAAGTGAACTGTATGCCGTCGCTGGACGTACAGAGAAAACACTCAATGAGTTTGCGGCGCAGTACCAACCAACACGAACCTTCAACAGCTATGAAGCTTTGATTAAAGATGAGTCAGTCGACATTATCTACATCGCTCTACCTAACCACGTTCACCACGAATACGTGATTAAAGCGGCTCAAAAAGGCAAAGCGATTCTGTGTGAAAAGTCGTTATCGGTTGATATGGAAAAAACCGAGCAAGCTCTGCAAGCGGTAAAAGAAGCGGGCATATTCTTCGCAGAAGGTTTGATGTATCTAAACCACCCGCTTATCGCTAAGCTTCATCAAGAGTTGGCTACTGGTGAGATTGGTGAAGTGCGCTCTATTCAAGGTTCATACGTTGCGGCGATTGATCAGTTCGTTAACCCTGCGAGCAAGGGTGCACTGTACAACTTGGGTTGTTACCCAATGTCTCTGATTCACTCTGTCGTACTACAGCAGTTTGGTGAGAGTGTGTTTGATGAGGTGCAGATCTCAGCAATCGGTCGACGAGGCCAAGATGGCAATATCTGTGAATCGTCGGCGATGATGCGCTTCAACGACCGCTTCACCGCGCAAATCCATACCGCAGAAGATCACGGCTTAAAGCACGGATTCACGATTTTAGGTAGCAAAGGCTGTATCACGCTCGACACCAACCCATGGTTACCGACTGACGAAAACACATTCACGGTTGAAGTTTATGAAACATCGACACGTGAAGTGAAAGTCGAAGCGCAAGGCGATGGTTTCCATTATCAAGTACGTAATATTCGCCAAGCAGTTGAGCGAGGTGACACACAACTTGCTGCGCCAATGGCGACCCATCAAGACTCTCGCGTAATCATGAAGTTACTGACGGATTGGGAACAAGCCGCGAGCTAG
- a CDS encoding AraC family transcriptional regulator, with amino-acid sequence MYVDYHKRLIPVVRYLEKHFNEPLNLIEVAALANFSPYHFHRTFKAVQGETLADFIRRLRLEAAANDLFKSKQPIINIALDYGFSSSQSFAKAFKQHFGVTPSAFRDCEDYQAFSELTRNSKIGHTLRKNGNDAVVSNSYTDSELTTWSMTMKTQQFEPSKLAYVRVTGPYGQGYEGPSGRLYQWAEMKGLAGNSCIFIYHDNPEITPNDKCRTDICLMVSDDTEVPSGIELKDFPGGQYAVMRQTITELSQYAKAWDDLMSKVIESGLETEDRPCFELYHSYDQQTQHSDVSFCTAIK; translated from the coding sequence ATGTACGTTGACTATCATAAGCGGCTGATTCCCGTTGTCCGCTATCTAGAGAAGCACTTTAACGAGCCACTCAACCTAATCGAAGTCGCGGCATTAGCCAATTTTTCACCCTACCACTTTCATCGCACTTTTAAGGCCGTTCAAGGCGAGACCCTTGCTGATTTCATTCGCCGATTGAGACTCGAAGCGGCAGCTAATGATCTCTTCAAATCCAAGCAGCCCATTATTAATATTGCATTGGACTATGGGTTCTCATCGTCACAAAGTTTTGCCAAGGCATTCAAGCAACACTTTGGTGTCACACCAAGTGCCTTCCGTGATTGTGAAGATTACCAAGCGTTCAGCGAGCTAACTCGAAATAGCAAGATTGGACACACGTTGCGCAAGAATGGAAACGATGCAGTCGTAAGCAATTCATATACTGACTCCGAACTAACAACATGGAGTATGACAATGAAAACGCAACAATTCGAACCATCAAAACTAGCGTATGTACGAGTGACAGGCCCTTACGGACAAGGTTATGAAGGGCCAAGCGGTCGTCTTTATCAATGGGCCGAAATGAAAGGGTTAGCAGGTAACAGCTGCATCTTTATCTATCATGACAATCCGGAAATCACACCAAACGATAAATGCCGCACTGACATCTGCTTGATGGTTTCAGACGACACTGAAGTGCCAAGTGGGATCGAATTGAAAGATTTTCCCGGCGGACAATATGCAGTGATGCGCCAAACCATCACCGAGCTAAGTCAATACGCTAAAGCGTGGGACGACCTAATGAGTAAGGTTATAGAGTCCGGCCTAGAAACCGAAGACCGCCCTTGCTTTGAGCTTTACCACAGCTACGATCAACAGACTCAGCATTCAGACGTTAGCTTTTGCACCGCAATTAAATAA
- the ulaG gene encoding L-ascorbate 6-phosphate lactonase produces the protein MSNVNEITRESWILNTFPEWGTWLNEEIEQTVVQPNTFSMWWLGCTGIWLKSEGGANLSMDFWCGTGKKTQAVQKMKNQHQMMRMGGVEALQPNLRTAIFPLDPFAIKEIDAVMASHDHGDHIDINVAAAVLQNCGEHVKFIGPKACVDLWMKWGVPEDRCVIAKVGDEIKIKDVNIKVLDAFDRTALVTLPEGTSSLDTDILGGMDDRAVNYLVETTGGSVYHSGDSHYSNYYAKHGNDHKIDVALLSYGENPRGVTDKMTSSDILRAAESLDCEVVVPFHHDIWANFQNDPREIEMLWNMKKERLQYGFAPFFWQVGGRYTYPTDKGRMHYQHFRGFADIFKNDPELPYRAFL, from the coding sequence ATGAGCAACGTAAACGAAATCACTCGCGAGTCTTGGATCCTAAATACATTCCCTGAGTGGGGCACATGGTTAAATGAAGAGATCGAGCAAACTGTCGTGCAACCGAATACATTCTCTATGTGGTGGCTTGGCTGTACAGGTATTTGGCTAAAATCAGAAGGTGGTGCAAACCTATCAATGGACTTCTGGTGTGGTACTGGTAAAAAAACACAAGCTGTTCAAAAAATGAAAAACCAGCACCAAATGATGCGTATGGGCGGTGTTGAAGCACTTCAGCCAAACCTACGTACTGCAATCTTCCCATTGGACCCTTTCGCTATTAAAGAGATCGATGCGGTTATGGCATCTCATGATCACGGCGACCACATTGACATCAACGTTGCTGCAGCCGTTCTACAAAACTGTGGCGAGCACGTTAAATTCATTGGTCCTAAAGCGTGTGTTGATTTATGGATGAAATGGGGTGTGCCAGAAGATCGTTGTGTTATCGCGAAAGTTGGCGACGAGATTAAGATCAAAGACGTCAATATTAAGGTTCTTGATGCATTCGACCGTACTGCACTTGTGACACTTCCTGAAGGCACTTCTTCTTTAGACACTGATATCTTAGGTGGCATGGACGATCGTGCAGTGAACTACCTAGTAGAAACGACAGGCGGTTCAGTTTACCACTCTGGTGATTCTCACTACTCAAACTACTACGCTAAGCACGGTAATGACCACAAGATCGACGTTGCACTGCTTTCTTACGGTGAGAACCCACGTGGCGTGACTGACAAAATGACATCTTCAGACATTTTACGTGCCGCTGAATCTTTGGATTGTGAAGTCGTGGTTCCTTTCCACCACGATATCTGGGCTAACTTCCAAAATGACCCACGTGAAATTGAAATGCTGTGGAACATGAAGAAAGAACGTCTGCAATACGGCTTCGCACCTTTCTTCTGGCAAGTCGGTGGTCGATACACTTACCCAACAGATAAAGGTCGCATGCACTACCAACACTTCCGCGGCTTTGCAGATATCTTTAAAAATGATCCAGAACTGCCATACCGCGCATTCTTATAA